A single genomic interval of Coccidioides posadasii str. Silveira chromosome 1, complete sequence harbors:
- a CDS encoding uncharacterized protein (CAZy:CE4~EggNog:ENOG410PIQC~COG:G~TransMembrane:1 (i26-46o)): protein MLLRPLTRVFFRSSFRYRRAHRCRRLTMLAVLTIFIFLTTPFYFVYKPPQFIIRYLQRRGPDVLWHVSTSSKVVALTIDDTPSQYTSEVVQILKENDARATWFVIGNQVPGREKVLDELVQNGNELANHAMRDETSKSLSDDVLREQVVTVEGMIRQAYASVDREEDFPKYFRPGGGFFNRRMQDLLARLGYRLVLGDIYPHDPFVSYWRVNARHILSMLHPGGIIICHDRRSWTPPMLREVLPKIRRQGYRIVTVTELLEEHKREMIMTSRIT from the coding sequence ATGCTTCTCCGCCCCCTAACCCGTGTCTTCTTCCGCTCCTCGTTCCGCTATCGCCGGGCCCACCGTTGTCGCCGGCTGACGATGCTCGCCGTCCTcaccatcttcatcttcctaACCACTCCTTTTTACTTCGTCTACAAACCCCCGCAGTTCATCATCCGCTACCTCCAGCGCCGCGGGCCTGATGTCCTGTGGCATGTCTCCACCTCATCCAAAGTCGTCGCACTCACAATCGACGACACACCATCCCAGTATACATCTGAGGTGGTGCAGATTTTGAAGGAAAACGATGCTCGGGCTACATGGTTCGTGATCGGGAACCAAGTCCCCGGCCGCGAGAAGGTGCTAGACGAACTAGTCCAAAACGGAAATGAACTAGCGAACCATGCGATGCGCGACGAGACATCCAAGTCTCTTAGTGATGACGTGCTGCGTGAACAGGTCGTGACGGTGGAGGGCATGATTCGACAGGCATATGCCTCCGTGGACCGCGAGGAGGATTTCCCAAAGTACTTCCGACCCGGCGGCGGATTCTTCAATCGGAGGATGCAGGATCTGCTTGCTCGGCTGGGCTACAGGCTGGTACTGGGCGATATTTATCCCCATGATCCATTTGTGTCCTACTGGAGGGTCAATGCGAGACATATTCTAAGCATGTTGCATCCCGGAGGGATCATTATCTGTCACGATCGCCGGAGCTGGACGCCTCCAATGCTGCGAGAGGTGCTTCCAAAGATTCGTCGACAGGGTTATCGGATTGTTACTGTGACAGAGCTACTGGAGGAGCATAAGCGGGAGATGATAATGACCTCACGCATCACATAG
- the VPS10 gene encoding vacuolar protein sorting/targeting protein PEP1 (SECRETED:SignalP(1-22)~EggNog:ENOG410PFJT~COG:U~TransMembrane:2 (n8-17c22/23o1359-1380i1408-1434o)~BUSCO:251at33183): MNMILRRLLLAGSLLLASFATAKKDGPKIEVTELEHEPKHLFYFEDSDVVMLQHKYDAYISTDAGVSWAPVKGPDDHMKGKVKAIYHHPYDRTKAYVLGQERTHWTTDDTGKSWREFTIDQALPRSGNPLSFHGKDSNKVILHTIECSGFICQMPALYTTDGFKSHKILTKAQHGCSWAISTPEFAAREEFPENVDNRILCMFTGLHSPIGTQKRLLYSDDFFEGDRGTEVPLNNGRPVSDIVSMVGVKKFLVAAARSPRTNELALYVSDDASRWHQALFDGHRLENNGYTILESTNYSIQVGVKTSGGFNPMSALFTSNSDGVSFTRNAEHLNANNLGYVDFEKIAGIQGIFLVNTVTNWEEIEEHHGGKKKIVSKISFDDGRTFHDIKAGDKNLHLHSVTHIHNTGRVFSSPAPGLVMGVGNVGDSLKEYDDGDLYVSDNAGITWWRALEDAHKYEFGDQGSVLVAVYDEGRTNKISYSLNHGKDWKTAELPVKIRARTLTTTPDSTSLKFLLLGTGKGSSERKHYVIALDFSDVHERKCSKDDFERWPARLNEKEEPDCLMGHKQFYRRRKGKSECFIGEEFKDPVPELERCKCTEEDFECDFNFVRSEDRKDCVPARSLPVPEGQCKKPEDKYTGSSGFRLIPGDDCIKEGGLELDKPKERSCSDTAKEPVSGEIGVSIQHFDANKPAEYYYMERPTLSKDKDETVMLLTDKLEVFMTKDHGKTWQQILAGKNIAKLWPHTYNNDIMYYVTGEKKVFLTKNRGDSFREFETKLPPNRDRLPVLAFHPDPERSEWLIWTGADNCERGGDCHSVAHYSTDGGDEWHTLMRYVGRCEFVGKGGVRKTDELIFCAQHENEDPKNKHFRLLSSENWFTNKKIHYKDILDFRTMAEFIIVAARAGKDSLKVGASIDGDTFADAEFPPNFDVKTQQAYTVLDSSTHSVWLHVTVHNVPDHQFGSIIKSNSNGTSYVLSLSNVNRNNADYVDFEKMQGLEGVALVNVVANVDEVVKGAAKKLRTMITHNDGAEWDYVRPPAMDADGRKYGCSPGKKGTAECGLHLHSYTERRDFRDTFSSPSAVGLMLAVGNVGDHLTLKSEGDTFITRDGGIEWHSVKKGNYIWEYGDQGSIIVIVPESKPTKTIFYTLDEGRTWIEFEFTKVEMQISDITTVPSDTSRNFLLWGTEVGSGAKPGFATVNLDFSGLKERSKKCVLKEEKPEADDYYIWEPKHPLLEDNCLFGHVARYHRKKPDSQCFNGGEFEKLHNVSTNCPCTRQDYECDYNYERQSDGSCALVEGLQPLDPKRICTEDPNAIEYYEPTGYRRIPLTTCEHGVKLDGFKAFPCPNKEKEFEKKHPGLRGVGLFFAIVIPIAAAAAVGYWVYNRWDGKFGRIRLGETSRSGSWLSRDSPLVVVPVAIIAGTVAVMSALPLLAASLWRSFRGWMPVGRGSSRPYSSRGAFAARRGDYVGVVEDEDELLGAEDFDGDEDEEV; this comes from the exons ATGAATATGATCCTCAGAAGGCTTCTGCTGGCCGGCAGCCTACTGCTGGCCTCGTTCGCAACCGCAAAGAAAGATGGCCCCAAAATCGAAGTCACGGAGCTGGAACATGAGCCCAAACATCTGTTCTACTTCGAGGATTCGGATGTGGTCATGCTTCAGCACAAATACGACGCCTACATCTCCACCGACGCTGGCGTATCGTGGGCCCCCGTTAAAGGTCCCGACGACCATATGAAGGGCAAGGTCAAGGCTATTTACCATCATCCCTACGACCGAACAAAGGCGTATGTGCTGGGCCAAGAGCGGACACATTGGACCACAGATGACACGGGAAAGTCGTGGCGCGAGTTCACGATCGATCAGGCCCTTCCACGTTCCGGAAACCCTCTCTCCTTCCACGGTAAAGATTCGAACAAGGTGATATTGCATACGATTGAATGTTCTGGATTTATTTGCCAAATGCCGGCTCTCTATACGACGGATGGATTTAAAAGCCATAAGATCCTAACTAAAGCCCAGCATGGTTGCTCCTGGGCGATATCCACCCCGGAATTCGCGGCAAGAGAAGAGTTTCCCGAAAACGTTGACAATCGTATCCTTTGCATGTTTACAGGGCTACATTCCCCGATCGGCACTCAAAAACGGCTACTCTACTCAGACGACTTCTTTGAGGGTGATAGAGGAACCGAGGTTCCTTTGAATAATGGTCGCCCGGTCAGCGATATCGTCAGTATGGTGGGAGTGAAGAAATTCCTCGTTGCCGCTGCGAGGTCGCCCCGAACCAACGAATTGGCGCTTTACGTGTCCGACGATGCAAGTCGGTGGCATCAAGCATTGTTCGATGGTCATAGACTCGAAAACAACGGCTACACCATTCTCGAGTCCACGAACTACAGTATCCAGGTCGGTGTAAAGACTTCGGGAGGGTTTAACCCTATGAGTGCCTTGTTTACGTCCAACTCTGACGGAGTGTCCTTCACTCGCAATGCCGAGCACTTAAACGCCAATAATCTTGGTTATGTCGATTTTGAGAAAATCGCCGGCATTCAAGGAATCTTTCTAGTCAACACTGTCACCAATTGGGAAGAAATTGAAGAGCACCATGggggcaaaaagaaaatcgtTAGCAAAATCTCTTTTGATGATGGAAGGACCTTCCACGATATAAAGGCTGGTGATAAGAACCTCCACTTGCACTCGGTGACAcacattcataacactggACGTGTTTTCTCGAGTCCAGCCCCAGGCTTGGTTATGGGTGTCGGCAATGTCGGAGACTCTCTGAAAGAGTACGATGACGGTGACTTGTATGTGTCCGATAATGCTGGAATTACATGGTGGAGAGCCCTTGAAGATGCACATAAATACGAGTTTGGAGATCAAGGTTCTGTTCTTGTCGCTGTTTATGACGAAGGCCGGACAAACAAGATATCGTATTCTCTTAACCATGGCAAAGACTGGAAAACGGCGGAGCTTCCTGTTAAAATCCGTGCAAGAACGCTTACCACGACCCCCGACTCCACCAGCCTGAAATTCTTGCTCCTTGGCACAGGAAAAGGTAGCTCCGAGCGAAAACACTACGTGATCGCCCTCGACTTCAGTGACGTTCACGAGCGCAAATGTAGCAAGGACGATTTCGAACGGTGGCCTGCAAGATTGAATGAGAAAGAGGAGCCGGATTGTTTGATGGGACACAAGCAATTTTATAGACGGAGAAAAGGTAAATCCGAGTGCTTCATCGGCGAGGAATTCAAGGATCCAGTCCCCGAACTGGAACGTTGCAAGTGCACTGAAGAGGACTTCGAGTGTGATTTCAATTTTGTTCGAAGCGAGGATCGGAAGGATTGTGTTCCGGCTAGATCCCTCCCCGTCCCCGAAGGACAATGTAAGAAGCCAGAAGACAAGTACACTGGCAGCTCTGGATTCAGATTGATACCAGGAGACGATTGCATCAAGGAAGGCGGACTTGAACTCGACAAACCAAAGGAGCGGTCTTGTAGTGACACTGCTAAAGAGCCGGTCAGCGGAGAGATAGGCGTCTCAATACAACATTTCGATGCGAACAAGCCTGCAGAATACTACTATATGGAACGCCCAACGCTGAGTAAGGATAAGGACGAAACTGTCATGTTGCTCACTGACAAGCTGGAGGTCTTTATGACAAAGGATCATGGCAAAACGTGGCAGCAGATTCTAGCGGGGAAGAACATCGCGAAGCTCTGGCCGCACACATATAATAATGACATTATGTATTATGTCACCGGGGAGAAAAAGGTTTTCCTAACGAAGAACCGAGGAGACAGTTTCCGTGAATTTGAAACTAAGCTCCCGCCTAATCGAGACCGCCTGCCTGTCCTTGCCTTTCACCCTGATCCCGAACGGTCGGAATGGCTGATATGGACTGGAGCTGACAACTGCGAACGTGGGGGAGACTGTCATTCAGTGGCCCACTATTCTACCGATGGCGGTGATGAATGGCATACTTTGATGCGGTACGTTGGTAGATGTGAGTTTGTTGGTAAAGGAGGCGTTCGCAAGACCGACGAATTAATATTCTGCGCTCAACATGAGAACGAGGATCCAAAGAACAAACATTTCCGGCTTCTATCCTCGGAAAACTGGTTCACCAACAAGAAGATTCATTATAAGGACATCCTGGACTTCAGGACCATGGCTGAGTTTATTATCGTAGCTGCCCGTGCTGGGAAGGACTCGCTCAAGGTCGGTGCCAGCATCGATGGCGACACATTTGCCGACGCCGAGTTCCCACCGAACTTCGACGTGAAAACACAACAAGCCTATACGGTTCTGGATAGTTCAACCCATTCGGTGTGGCTACACGTTACCGTCCACAACGTTCCAGATCATCAATTCGGCAGTATCATTAAGAGTAACAGCAATGGCACATCGTATGTGTTGAGCTTAAGTAACGTCAACCGGAATAATGCAGACTACGTTGACTTCGAGAAGATGCAGGGATTGGAAGGAGTTGCTTTGGTCAACGTTGTCGCAAATGTTGATGAGGTGGTCAAGGGTGCGGCTAAGAAATTGAGGACCATGATTACCCATAACGATGGCGCGGAATGGGATTATGTTCGACCGCCGGCGATGGATGCCGATGGGCGTAAATACGGTTGTTCGCCTGGAAAAAAGGGAACCGCAGAGTGCGGTCTGCATCTTCACTCTTACACCGAGAGGCGTGATTTCCGTGACACATTTTCATCCCCGTCAGCGGTCGGCTTAATGCTTGCGGTTGGAAACGTGGGAGATCACCTGACATTGAAGAGCGAAGGTGATACCTTCATAACCCGGGATGGTGGTATCGAATGGCATTCTGTTAAGAAAGGGAACTACATTTGGGAGTATGGCGACCAGGGCTCTATCATTGTGATCGTTCCGGAATCCAAGCCTACGAAAACAATTTTCTACACCCTTGATGAAGGTAGAACGTGGATCGAGTTCGAATTCACCAAAGTTGAGATGCAAATTTCCGACATTACCACGGTGCCATCTGACACGTCCCGAAATTTCCTCCTTTGGGGTACAGAAGTTGGTTCGGGCGCGAAACCAGGATTTGCTACTGTTAACCTTGACTTCTCCGGTCTGAAAGAGCGCTCAAAGAAATGTGTGCTCAAGGAGGAGAAACCCGAAGCCGATGATTACTACATTTGGGAGCCAAAGCATCCTTTGCTTGAAGATAACTGTCTCTTTGGTCATGTTGCACGCTACCATCGCAAAAAGCCCGATTCTCAATGTTTCAACGGCGGAGAATTTGAAAAGCTGCATAATGTTTCCACTAACTGCCCGTGCACTCGGCAAGATTATGAGTG CGACTACAACTATGAACGACAATCAGACGGCTCCTGTGCACTTGTAGAAGGACTTCAGCCTTTGGACCCCAAGAGAATCTGCACAGAGGATCCAAATGCGATAGAATACTATGAGCCCACGGGATATCGTCGCATTCCGCTGACAACTTGCGAACACGGTGTGAAACTGGACGGCTTCAAGGCCTTCCCCTGTCCAAATAAAGAAAAGGAGTTTGAAAAGAAACATCCTGGATTGCGCGGTGTAGGGTTATTCTTTGCCATTGTGATACCAATCGCTGCTGCGGCCGCCGTTGGTTATTGGGTATACAATCGATGGGATGGGAAGTTCGGGCGGATTCGACTTGGAGAAACGAGCCGTTCGGGAAGTTGGCTCTCGAGGGACTCGCCTCTTGTCGTCGTACCGGTAGCTATTATTGCGGGCACCGTCGCCGTCATGTCGGCCTTGCCACTCCTTGCGGCGAGCTTGTGGAGAAGCTTCCGCGGATGGATGCCTGTTGGACGTGGCTCCTCAAGGCCATACTCCTCTCGCGGAGCCTTTGCAGCGAGAAGAGGGGATTATGTTGGTGTTgtggaggatgaggatgaacTCTTAGGTGCAGAAGATTTTGACGgtgatgaggatgaagaagttTGA